In the Marinobacter sp. Arc7-DN-1 genome, GCGAACCTCAGGGAGCTTCACTTCGATGTCGGGCTCGCCACGATGCCAGTTTCCTCGCCAGGTCACGTCCGGCGTATCGCCAGGCCGGGGCTCAATGGCTATCGAAACGGTTCCGAAGCTGGTCGGTGCCGGTCCGAACCGGATGGGTTTGCCCTGTTCGAGCCAGCGGGGCGGGACGCCCGCACAGAAAACCAGCCGGTCGCCCTCCTCCCGTACGAAGCAGTTGCGTACCATCATTACCCACTCTGCCGATGCCCAGACATGGTGCCCGTCCCCCATACAACCGCCTCCGGTTCCGGGATGAATGGCCTCTGGCCACTGTCCGGTAGGCGATGCCAGCCCGGCGACGGCGTCCACCAGTTCCAGATAACGGAGGTCCCCTGCCCGCAATAGCACCTGGGCAACATGGAGTGTCAGGTAGGCATTGAGGCCCGAGTGAATCATGTCCTGGTAGAAGGCCCCTTTCACGAAGCACTTCTCAAGCAGGAATTCGACACAGTCCAGCAACCTCGGGTCATCCGGCCTGCACAGCTGGGTGGGATACCCTATCGCCAGCGAACCGATGGCGCCTGCATCCAGCCGGCGGTAAGGTGACGCCGGCATGCCCGGGCGTTTCAGGCGCTCAGCACAGGTTGCCAGGCTGCGATCAACGGTCTGGGCAAATTCCCGGGCACCGGCGCCGAAGTGCTCGCTGGCTTCCCGGTCGACAGGTCTGAGCAGCTCCTCAGCGGCTTTCAGGCCGGCTATCCCCCAGAAGTCGTCCCAGTAGTAATAGTCATTGGGCCCCAGGTGCTCGGCGCTGAAGCCGGCCGGCAACAGACCTGCATGGGGCTTGTCCAGGGTATCGCTCAGACGCTTTTTCTGGATCCAGCGGGCGCCCTTGCGCACCGGTTCTTGCCATCGACGGTGCAGGGCCCGGCCGGTCAGTTCGTGGAAACGCCTCAGAATCCAGAGCACCTCGCCGTTCGCGTCCCACTCCCCTTCCTGGGAACGGAAATAGCCGTTTTTCAGTTGCCGGTGGGGAAACTGATGCAGCGCGCGCTCGGCGCGGTCCGTCAGCCCGACGCAGAGCAAGGCGTGAATAATGAACGCGGCATCGCGGAACCAGAAGCGCTTGTAGGTGTAGGGGCCGGGATAGACATCCTCCGGTGAGTGCAGCACCAGGGAGTGGATAGCGGCATCGTAGAGGAACTGCCAGGATTCATCGGGGCATTCCAGTTGGGCATACCCTTCCAGGGCACCGAGCCAGCTGTCCGGCCGAATCGCCGGAGCCGACTCGTCCGACAGCGGAACCCTTACGGTAAGCTCCGAGACCTCTCCGGCCCGCATCGGAAACAGCGCCGCTGCCGTGACCATGCCAACATCGCATTTGCCCTGGCTCTGGTCTTGATTGTCCTGGAGGTGAATCCGCACATCGCCCTGCCGATAGTCCGAGACGTGATGACGCTCGGCCGGCCGGCTGAAAAACACGGTCTGCTTTCTATCAACGGTCCAGGCATCGCGCTGCCCCGACAGACTTACCCGATTGATAAAACTGATGCCCTCCGGGTTTGCCGGTCGCAGTGAGAGCACCAGTGAGCCAGAGGTTCCTGACCTCGCCCTCAGCAACAGCTCACAAACCGGCTTGCCATTTTCCACCACGACCCGGGAGCGACTGGTCAGGCTCAACCCGCCCAATTCTGAATCGGTCACTACCACGGGACCATCCTCAAACGCCTGACGCTGCCGGGCAGTCTTGCAGCGGGAGGGCAGCAAGCAGCGGCCGTCATCGGCCAGCACCCAGGCATCCAGAGACCATCCGTCATAAAAAGGTGTCAGCAGGCCCCGGGGATCAACCACCGGCAACTCGGCCACATCCGGCTGTCCGATGGCCGTCCAGTTACGGTTACTCAGGTTGATATGGGTAATGGAAAACGCCCGGGGAATAAACGCCACGTCCCCGGGGTCAAACTGCCGCTCAATCCAGTATGGCCAGACCCAGTCCAGGTTATGCTGAATCACCCGGCTGTTGATCAGTCCCCGGGCATGGAACACCACACCGGCTCTCAGCAATTCAATCGGCTCCCCCACCTCCGAAGGCTGGGCAAAACTGTGCAGTTTTGCCAACAGCGCTATGGGATCCAGAAAACCATGGCGATGGGCCATCCGTTTCACCAGATACCGCCAGGGCAACCACTTCATCCAGCTCATTGCTTCGTCTCCCGGTCCGTTGGCTCGGTCTCGACTTTGTACCGGGCCAGTGCCCGCCGGGCGAGGCGATTGAGAAACACCACCGCCAATACCGTACCTGCGAAACCGGCACCGTAAATAGCCCACTCAAGAGGCGTTCGGCCGGACTCCCTCATTCCCAGAGTCGACAGATCCGCCGCCAGTGAGCCCAGATACACGTTGTGAAGCGAGAACGGAATAACACCAAAAAATGTGCCCGCAACGAAGCCACCAAACGAGAAATTGGTGAGACCGAACAGAAAGTTGGAAAGTTTTCCCGGAAAGAAGGGGATCAGACGCGTCAGCAACACGATTTTCCAGCCATGGGGCGCCATCTCGTTGCTCACCATGGAAAGCCGTGCGCGATTGCGGATATACACATGGGCGTGCTCACCGAGAAAGTGCCTCGCAATCAGGAAAGCGGCCGCCGCCCCCAGTGTGGTGCCGATCACCACATAGGTGGTGCCCTCAAGCACACCGAAGACGAAACCGGCGCCGGTTGTCAGCAGTATGCCCGGGAACAGGAACACCATGGCGAGCACCATGATGCCGATGAACAAAACCGCCGCCCAGAGCCCCTGGGCATCAAACCAGCGCAGCAGGTCCACGACCTGCTTGTGAACGCCCAGCGCGTAGAGCAGACCAACAACCAATCCGACTCCGGCGATGCTGGCCGCCATCCACAGAAACGGCGATTTCTTCCAGTCACTCATGCTCTAACCCTAACGCGAGAGCGCACCGGGTCTCAAAGGGACGAGCCGGCGCCCGTCTGTTCAGGGAGTACTGAGTATCGACTGAAGTTTCTGGGTCAGCTCCACCGCTTCCGCCCCGAGTGGCGTCAGGTAGCCGCCATCCCTCTGGCTGATCAGTCCCTTGGAATACAGGTTCTCCGCGGCCCTCACCATTTCCGGAGCCGCCGAGTGGGCATGCACCTTCAGCCCTTCCTGGTTCGAGGTGGACGGGAACCGACCCAGAAGATTGAGTTCCGCGAGATGATCAACAGAGAATGGCATGGCATTTCCTCGTATTATGGTCAGGGATTTACACTCAGCATAGCCGATTCACACCATGAAGCTTTCACGAATTCTCAGCAACCGTAATGGAATCAGTCGCAGTCAGGCCAATTTCCTGATCGCCTCCGGCCGGGTAACTGTGAACGGCGCCGCAGGCAACCGCGTAACTGCCCTGCATCGGGAAACCATGGGGGGCATCCTGTCAGATGCTGCCAGCCCGCTTGTCCGGTTCCTCTTCAAGCTCCTCCTCGGTATCACTCCACTGCTCCGAAAGAGCTTCATAGGCCTCGGAAAACCCCTTACGGGCACGTTCCCATGCAGATGCTGAACTGGCTTTGAGCTCCTGATACCAGTTCTGCACACGCGCCCGTTGTTCCCGCAGTGATTCCAGGCTCTTCTGGGAGCGCTCCCGGGCGAGGTCGCTCATGTCGTCCCAGTTTTCCGAGAGCTGTTGCTCAAGTTCCTCGATGCGCCGATCCAGAGCAGACAGTGTTTTATTGATGGAATCTTCTGCCTGCTCTTTCTGATCGGAACCATACTCTTTCAGGGCCTTACCCAGCTCCCGGGTTTCCTTCTTTAACGCCTCCACAGACGAATCCGAAGACGAATCCGAAGCGGACTCGGCCAGAACGGCCGCTGGGACCATCCCCACAAACACCAGGGTAAGCACATAAGCTAATGGCTTCATCATCATTAATCACTCCTGAATGTTTCCCTGAACTTTAGCAGCCTTGTCTGGTTACATACACCTTAACTAACCCTAATGCTGACTCACGGCTGACCTGAAAAAAGCCTCTGCACGACGGCGTCGCAGACCTCATCCTGATTCAGCCCTGCGCCTTTCACAATCAGGTCCGCGTAGCGGGAGTACAAGGCAAACCGCTCTTCAAACAACGCCTCCAGGGACTGATCCGGCCGCCGGGAAATGCCCCGCATGCTGTGATCACCGATTCGGTCCATGACCAGATCCAGCGGTATATCCAGAAAGACCACTGTCCCGTTCGCCTTGAGGTGCGCCATGGCACGGGCGCTGTAGACTGCACTGCCGCCGGTGCTGATCACTTTGTGCTGAACATCCAGCTTGAGCAACACCTGCTCCTCGATGTGGCGCAGGGCTTCATAGCCATCCTGGTCTATAATTTCCTGCAGGGTGCGCCCGGCGTCTTCCTGGATGAGCAGATCGGTATCGATGAACCCCAGTCCCAGTCGCTTGGCCAGCAACACCCCAACGGTGCTCTTGCCGCTACCGGGCATGCCGATAAGAACAAGGTTTCGGGTGTTGGTCTGGTTATCCATGATTTTTCCCGGTAAATGAGAACTGGCTGGCGATACCCGGAACGTAACATTTTTCCGACAAAGTGCGCGCTTTATTCAACCTCGCAAGGCCGTATAATCCCGGGAAAGCCGGCTTGCAAGAACGCCTTGAGCCGACCGTTGACCGCATCTTTCACGAGTGAATCATGATAACCGGCAGATCACGACTGATCCCATCACTGGCCGCTTTGCTGTTTGGCCTTTCCGCACCCATCCTGGCGGATGGCATCAAGCGCATTGCCCACCCGGATGGCACGGTCGAATTCACCAACGTGAAAAGCACCAGCCAACCCCGGGCCTCCACCGGTAACGATACGGTTTACCGGTACACGGATGAAAACGGCGTGGTGGCCTACAGCGGCATCCAGCCAGCCGGCGCGGAGTTCGATGTCATCAGGTTTCATTGCTATGCGTGTGATCCGGAGTCCACGGTAGACTGGCGCAAGACACCGCTTTTCACCAAACCTTTCCGATCAGAGATCCAGTCAGCCGCCCGGGAATTTGGTGTCGATCCGGCCCTGGTCCGAGCTGTCATTCACGCCGAATCAGCCTTCAACGAGAAAGCGCTTTCGCCGATTGGCGCCCAGGGGCTGATGCAGCTTATGCCTGGCACGGCTGAGGAGCTTGGCGTCCGCAACGCACTGGCCGCGGCGGAGAACATCCGGGGCGGCGTCCACTACCTGGCAAGGATGCTCAACCGTTTTAACGGCGATACCCGACTGGCCACCGCCGCCTACAATGCCGGTCCCGGCGCTGTGAG is a window encoding:
- a CDS encoding TVP38/TMEM64 family protein, with amino-acid sequence MSDWKKSPFLWMAASIAGVGLVVGLLYALGVHKQVVDLLRWFDAQGLWAAVLFIGIMVLAMVFLFPGILLTTGAGFVFGVLEGTTYVVIGTTLGAAAAFLIARHFLGEHAHVYIRNRARLSMVSNEMAPHGWKIVLLTRLIPFFPGKLSNFLFGLTNFSFGGFVAGTFFGVIPFSLHNVYLGSLAADLSTLGMRESGRTPLEWAIYGAGFAGTVLAVVFLNRLARRALARYKVETEPTDRETKQ
- a CDS encoding TIGR02647 family protein encodes the protein MPFSVDHLAELNLLGRFPSTSNQEGLKVHAHSAAPEMVRAAENLYSKGLISQRDGGYLTPLGAEAVELTQKLQSILSTP
- a CDS encoding shikimate kinase gives rise to the protein MDNQTNTRNLVLIGMPGSGKSTVGVLLAKRLGLGFIDTDLLIQEDAGRTLQEIIDQDGYEALRHIEEQVLLKLDVQHKVISTGGSAVYSARAMAHLKANGTVVFLDIPLDLVMDRIGDHSMRGISRRPDQSLEALFEERFALYSRYADLIVKGAGLNQDEVCDAVVQRLFSGQP
- a CDS encoding lytic transglycosylase domain-containing protein yields the protein MITGRSRLIPSLAALLFGLSAPILADGIKRIAHPDGTVEFTNVKSTSQPRASTGNDTVYRYTDENGVVAYSGIQPAGAEFDVIRFHCYACDPESTVDWRKTPLFTKPFRSEIQSAAREFGVDPALVRAVIHAESAFNEKALSPIGAQGLMQLMPGTAEELGVRNALAAAENIRGGVHYLARMLNRFNGDTRLATAAYNAGPGAVSRYRDVPPYAETKAYVERVGILHERYAAR